In Trueperella pecoris, the DNA window CGTCAACCTGCGCGCGCGTGCGAAGGAAAGCTTCCGTGCTCGCGAGGGCGTGAACCTCACCTACCTGCCCTTCTTCGTCCAGGCTGCAACCGAGGCGCTCAAGGCTCACCCGATCATCAATTCCTCAGTCGAGGGCAATGAGATCGTGTACCACGACGCCGAACACGTCGGCATTGCCGTGGATACCGAGCGTGGCCTCTTCGTTCCGGTGATCAAGAACGCTGGCGATCTCAATATCTCCGGTATCGCGAAGCAGATCGCGGATCTCGCCGCTCGCACGCGTGAGGGTAAGATCAAGGGTGACGAGCTCAGCGGATCCACCTTCACCATCACAAACACTGGTTCGGCCGGCGCCATCTTCGATACGCCGATCATCAACCAGCCGAATGTGGCCATCATGGGCACCGGCGCCATCTTCAAGGCGCCTGGCGTGGTCAAGGATCAGGACGGCAACGAAGTGATTTCGATTCGCTCGAAGTGCTTCCTGTCGATCTCCTACGATCACCGCATCATCGACGGCGCCGCGGCATCGCGTTACCTGCGTGATGTGAAGTTCCGCCTCGAAGAGGGCGACTTCGGTAACGAAGTCCTCTAATTTCGCCTCACAGGTAAAGGTGGCTGGGAACGCTGAGTGGCGTTCCCAGCCACCTTTTTGGGGTTGGCCCAGACCCATAACAACGGCACGTCTAGCCCATGCGTGTTCACTCGTCCTGGCAGGGTCGGATTTCCTCGAGACGGCCTTCGTTGAGATACCACCGTCGGCACAGGCGATCGCCTGTGTGGCTCCCCTCGTCTCCCGCTAGGTAGGCTCCGCGCTGGTGGGAGACGACGTCAAGCACCGGGCCACGACGAGACACGACATCCACCGAGACGATCTGCGTGGAGACGGCCTCAACATTGACGTCATTCCGTTTCATCCACTCGATCAGGCGGGCATCTTCCGCCCGCGCAGCGGATTCCTCAATGGTCAAAGCCGCAAGTGTTTCCCAATCTCCGCTGACCAGGGCCTCGTTTCGGGTGTTGACCAGCTGTTGCGCGTACGCCTTCCAATCGGTCCTGTCATTTGCAAGTCCCGCAGCGAATCCCATGATGGCCGCAAACGCCATCAGCCACGCCTTCCATGCTTGAACGTCCATGCTTCTAGGGCATCACATTTCGTCCAACGAACGATGGGCTTTTCCACAAGCACCCTCCCCTTCGGACTTCACTTCCCCAGATTAGACTGGCCGAATGAGCAACTTTAGGTCTTCTTTTGGTGGCTACCGCGAGCTACCGAGCTTGGTCGGTTACACGCACATGGCCATCTCGTTTCTTGGTCGCCTGCCCACGGCCATGATCATCATTGGCGTTCTGACGCTGATCGTTTCCGAGACCGGCTCCGTTTCCGTTGCTGCCTACTGTTCGGCGTCGTTAGCGATTGCCAATGGCGTGGGCAACGTGGTGATCGGCCGACTCACGGACCGTTTTGGCCAGCGCCGCCCCCTCCTTGCCATCGCTCCCCTCAATGTTGGTGCGCTCGTGTTCCTCGTGTGGCTCGCGCCCCACAATCCTCCTCTTCTTGCCCTCGTAGCGACGTCGGCCGTCGTCGGCATGACGACGTCGCCCATCGGCCCTCTCTCCCGCATCCGTTGGTATCCCCTCGCCTCCCCACGCCAACTACCCGCGGCGATGTCGTGGGAGACCGTCAACGACGAGCTCATCTTCGTGCTTGGCCCGGCTGCCGTGGGCATTCTTGCGGCGGCGATCACCCCCGGTGCTCCCCTCCTCGTCGCCGCCGGGCTTATCGCAACCTGCGTGATCCCCTTCGCGCTCTCGCGATACGCGCGCGGACCCGCGAACGACGCCGGTGAGCCCAGCCCGTCATTCCCTCTCGTTTTGCGGCGGGTACGCATGCCACTTTTGGCCATGGTGTTCATGGGAATGTTCTTCGGCGCCATGCAGACCACGGTGACCGCCTTCGCCCGGGCCCACAACATGGCAGGCTTGGGCGGACTGATCTATTCCGCGCTCGGCCTATCCGCCGCCGTCACCGCACTCATCGCGGTCGCCCTTCCCGAACGCCTCAGTTTCAACACGCGCGTGTTTTGGGGCGGCGCCGGGCTCTTCCTGGGAGCGGCTGCCTGCATTCTCGCCACCAACGCCGTTGCTCTCGCCTTCCTCCTCCTGATCGCCGGAAGCTTCATCGGCCCAGTTGGTGTGTCAATCTTTACGCTCGCCGGACGCTGGGCGCCACGCGGCGGGGACGGCGTCGCTAACACCACGATCGTCTCCGCCAACGTGCTGGGCGTGGCTGGCGCGTCCGCCGTCGTCGGACAGCTCCTGGAGACGAACGTGTCCTACGGCTTTTGGTCGGCCGCTATCTTCGGCGTCGGGATCATGATCGTCTCGGCAACCATCGGGCGCGCCGACGAACGTACCTACAGCTGACGCGCCAATCTTTGAGCAAGTCCACTTGATCAACTAAACTTCTGGTGAATCATCTAAACAAGGAAGTGCGATGGCAAGCGACAAGAAGAACAAGCCCAAGAAGAAGCGTTGGTGGAGCTATCTGGCTGACGCCTACCGGGTGTCAAAGAACTCCTATCCGTGGACGATCTGGGCACTGATCGGAGCGCTCGCTGCGGGGCTCATCCTCGGCGTTATCGGCGGCCTGATCACCAAATTCTGGTTTGTGTGGATCCCGCTTGGAATTTTGCTCGGCGTTACTTTCGCTCTGCTCGTCCTGACCCAGCTGGTCAGGCGCGCATCCTATGCACAAATTGACGGCATGCCGGGTGCCGCTGCCGCCGTGCTCGGGCAGATCAAGCGCGGCTGGGTCATCGAGCAGGAGCCGGTGCGCTTCAACGCTCGTACGCAAGACATGCTCTTCCGCGTGATCGGCCGCCCGGGCATCGTCCTCGTCGCAGAAGGTCCTGCAGACCGCGTCAACAAACTGATCTCCGACGAAAAGAAGGCTATCAAGCGGGTGGCGCCGTCGGTCCCCGTCGAGGTTATTAAGGTCGGTCATGGCGAAAACCAAACTCCGCTGATCAAACTTGAGCGAGCCCTGAAGAAGCTGCCCAAGGCGATCTCACACGAAGAAGTCGCTGCCGTGACCGCCCGCATGAATGCGATCCAGACCAACGCGTTGCCTATCCCTAAGGGAATTGACCCACTCAACGCTCGCCCGGATCGTCGCGCGATGCGCGGGCGGTAAGGAAAGTGTTGGAAGGGACACGGCCACATGTTGGCCGTGTCCCTTTTTCATAGGCCCGTGTCCGTAGAATAATTTTCAGGTGAGCTAAATAGCTTGCTGATCTATCGGACAGGAGTACCGCGTGTTTACCAGTGTTGATGAGGCAAACAAGTTTCTGGTTGAGGAGGGCGTAGAGTTCGTTGACGTTCGT includes these proteins:
- a CDS encoding MFS transporter, coding for MSNFRSSFGGYRELPSLVGYTHMAISFLGRLPTAMIIIGVLTLIVSETGSVSVAAYCSASLAIANGVGNVVIGRLTDRFGQRRPLLAIAPLNVGALVFLVWLAPHNPPLLALVATSAVVGMTTSPIGPLSRIRWYPLASPRQLPAAMSWETVNDELIFVLGPAAVGILAAAITPGAPLLVAAGLIATCVIPFALSRYARGPANDAGEPSPSFPLVLRRVRMPLLAMVFMGMFFGAMQTTVTAFARAHNMAGLGGLIYSALGLSAAVTALIAVALPERLSFNTRVFWGGAGLFLGAAACILATNAVALAFLLLIAGSFIGPVGVSIFTLAGRWAPRGGDGVANTTIVSANVLGVAGASAVVGQLLETNVSYGFWSAAIFGVGIMIVSATIGRADERTYS
- a CDS encoding DUF4191 domain-containing protein, producing MASDKKNKPKKKRWWSYLADAYRVSKNSYPWTIWALIGALAAGLILGVIGGLITKFWFVWIPLGILLGVTFALLVLTQLVRRASYAQIDGMPGAAAAVLGQIKRGWVIEQEPVRFNARTQDMLFRVIGRPGIVLVAEGPADRVNKLISDEKKAIKRVAPSVPVEVIKVGHGENQTPLIKLERALKKLPKAISHEEVAAVTARMNAIQTNALPIPKGIDPLNARPDRRAMRGR